The Oncorhynchus clarkii lewisi isolate Uvic-CL-2024 chromosome 29, UVic_Ocla_1.0, whole genome shotgun sequence genome contains a region encoding:
- the LOC139387881 gene encoding electrogenic sodium bicarbonate cotransporter 4-like isoform X4 — translation MAHDWQGGRSRSHHRYEEDVKEPQPVYIGVPVTHGYSKRRRRKHRSQREQEKHHTHRGQHAHHEHTRHEHIHHDNHHDHQEHYKEEEEQEQHDIFDPDSTVSPAAERLRYILGEDDDMPTPTLFTEMDTLQHDGDEMEWKESARWVKFEEKVEEGGERWSKPHVSTLTLHSLFELRTCIQTGSVLLDLEGYSLPQIVDDIVDRQVADGLIGPELREKVSFVLLRKHRHQHKKPIHLSLADMGKSNNSPTSRSPQSFHNVSRSNVSRFPSSASGLHHSTEDLRAKSGSLGRLHPAQSRSMNDISDKPSTDQMKNKFMKKIPRDAEASNVLIGEVDFLDKPFVAFVRLAQATTLGGLTEVPVPTRFLFVLLGPHGKGKSYNEIGRAIATLMVDDLFSDVAYKARDRDDLIAGIDEFLDEVIVLPPGEWDPKIRIEPPKKVPSADMRKSVLNLNELGQVNGTGTAGGPGGGEDEEMPIPHELGEELQFTGRFCGGLWLDIKRKVPWILSDFSQGFHIQSISAVLFIYLGCITNAITFGGLLGDATDNYQGVMESFLGTALAGTVFCLLGGQPLIILSSTGPILIFEKLLYEFCKSNTIDYMELRLWIGLHSCLQCLILVATDASYIIKYITRFTEEGFSSLISFIFISDAIKKMVGSFKYYPINRVFKPDYVTTYRCECIAPDQAAAMAFNVSVPLADDNMTDLYNITGLDWSQLSKKECVKYGGALLGNACKYVPDLALISFILFFGTYSMTVSLKKFKTSRYFPTKLRKLISDFSIFMSIMTFVGLDMLVGLDTPKLIVPTEFQPTRPDRGWVVMPFGKNPWWVYVVSAVPALLVTILIFMDQQISAVIVNRKENKLKKGCGYHLDLFWVGILMAVCSFLGLPWYVAATVISIAHIDSLKMESESSAPGEQPQFLGVREQRLTGILVFVLTGVSIFLAPVLQYIPMPVLYGVFLYMGVASLAGIQFWERIKLYLMPAKHQPDFSFLRHVPLRRVHLFTLVQIICLAVLWTLKSTVAAIIFPVMILGLMVVRKMMDLMFSQHDLAWLDDILPEKDKKKEKDGKKKKDHKRTKVAEPESDEECC, via the exons aTGGCACATGATTGGCAGGGAGGTAGAAGTAGGAGTCACCACCGATATGAGGAAGATGTTAAGG aacCCCAGCCAGTGTATATTGGTGTTCCGGTAACACACGGTTACAGCAAAAGGAGACGCCGTAAACACCGCTCCCAGCGCGAACAAGAGAAACACCACACACACCGCGGCCAACACGCACACCATGAACACACACGTCACGAACACATACACCATGACAATCACCATGACCACCAGGAACActacaaagaggaggaggagcaggaacaACATGACATATTTGACCCTGACTCCACAG TGTCCCCGGCGGCGGAGAGGCTGCGCTACATCCTGGGTGAAGATGACGACATGCCGACGCCCACTCTGTTTACGGAGATGGACACGCTGCAACACGATGGAGACGAGATGGAGTGGAAAGAGTCtgctag gtGGGTGAAGTttgaggagaaggtggaggagggaggagagaggtggagtaagCCCCATGTGTCCACCCTGACCCTCCACAGTCTGTTTGAGCTGAGGACCTGCATCCAGACTGGCAGTGTACTGCTGGATCTGGAGGGATACTCCCTGCCACAGATAGTGg aTGACATCGTGGACCGCCAGGTGGCAGAcggtctgattggtccagaacTGAGGGAGAAGGTCAGCTTTGTGTTGCTACGGAAACATCGCCACCAGCATAAGAAACCCATCCACCTCTCGCTAGccgacatgggaaaatcaaacaaTTCCCCcacca gcCGTAGTCCCCAGTCTTTTCATAATGTCAGTCGTAGTAACGTCAGTCGCTTTCCTAGTTCAGCCTCTGGCCTCCATCACTCCACAGAGGACTTACGAGCCAAGTCAGGCAGCCTTGGCCGCCTGC ATCCCGCGCAAAGCCGAAGCATGAACGACATTTCAGACAAGCCAAGCACAGACCAG atgAAAAACAAGTTCATGAAGAAGATACCTCGTGATGCAGAGGCATCCAACGTTCTGATTGGAGAAGTGGACTTCCTGGATAAACCATTTGTAGCTTTCGTACGTCTGGCCCAGGCCACCACACTGGGAGGCCTGACCGAGGTCCCCGTAcctaccag GTTTCTGTTTGTCTTGCTGGGTCCTCATGGCAAAGGCAAGTCCTACAACGAGATTGGCCGAGCTATCGCCACGCTCATGGTGGATGAC TTGTTCAGTGACGTTGCGTATAAAGCCCGGGACAGGGACGACCTGATCGCGGGGATTGATGAGTTTCTGGATGAGGTCATCGTTCTGCCCCCAGGGGAGTGGGACCCCAAAATACGCATTGAGCCCCCCAAGAAGGTCCCCTCTGCTGACATGAG GAAGTCTGTGCTGAACCTGAACGAGCTAGGCCAGGTGAACGGGACCGGGACGGCTGGGGggccaggaggaggagaggatgaggagatgcCCATCCCCCACGAATTGGGAGAGGAACTGCAATTCACTGGCAG gttCTGTGGAGGCCTGTGGCTGGACATTAAGAGGAAGGTTCCGTGGATCCTTAGTGATTTCTCCCAGGGCTTTCACATCCAGTCCATCTCTGCTGTTCTGTTCATCTACCTGGGCTGCATCACCAACGCCATCACCTTCGGAGGCCTGCTGGGAGACGCCACTGACAactaccag GGTGTGATGGAGAGTTTCCTGGGTACAGCGTTGGCAggtacagtgttctgtctgttAGGAGGTCAGCCTCTCATCATTCTCAGTTCTACGGGACCCATCCTCATCTTCGAGAAACTGCTCTACGAGTTCTGCAa GTCTAACACTATAGACTACATGGAGCTGCGTCTGTGGATTGGTCTCCACTCCTGTCTGCAGTGTCTGATCCTTGTCGCCACGGACGCCAGTTACATCATCAAATATATCACCCGCTTCACCGAGGAGGGCTTCTCCAGCCTCATCTCCTTCATCTTCATCTCGGACGCCATCAAGAAGATg GTGGGCTCCTTTAAGTACTACCCCATCAACCGTGTCTTCAAGCCCGACTACGTTACCACATACAGGTGTGAATGTATCGCACCTGACCAGG ctgctGCGATGGCTTTTAACGTTTCAGTTCCACTCGCGGACGATAATATGACTGATTTG tataACATAACAGGTCTGGACTGGAGTCAGCTGAGTAAGAAGGAGTGTGTGAAGTATGGCGGCGCCCTGCTGGGGAACGCGTGTAAGTACGTCCCAGACCTGGCCCTCATATCTTTTATCCTGTTCTTCGGCACCTACTCCATGACCGTCTCCCTCAAGAAGTTCAAGACTAGCCGCTACTTCCCCACCAAG CTGAGGAAACTGATCAGTGATTTCTCCATCTTCATGTCAATCATGACGTTTGTGGGTCTGGATATGCTTGTAGGGCTGGACACGCCCAAATTAATTGTACCCACAGAGTTTCAG ccgACGCGTCCAGACCGTGGCTGGGTGGTGATGCCGTTTGGTAAGAACCCGTGGTGGGTGTATGTGGTCAGCGCCGTCCCTGCTCTCCTGGTCACCATCCTCATCTTCATGGACCAACAGATCAGCGCCGTCATCGTCAACCGCAAAGAGAACAAACTCAAG AAAGGTTGTGGGTACCATCTGGACCTGTTCTGGGTGGGTATTCTGATGGCAGTGTGTTCCTTCCTGGGCCTGCCCTGGTACGTGGCTGCAACTGTCATCTCCATCGCCCACATCGACTCTCTGAAGATGGAGAGTGAGTCCAGCGCCCCAGGAGAGCAGCCCCAGTTCCTGGGAGTCAG ggaGCAGAGGTTGACGGGTATTCTGGTGTTTGTCTTAACTGGAGTTTCCATCTTCCTAGCTCCTGTCCTTCAG TACATCCCCATGCCTGTTCTCTACGGTGTCTTCCTCTACATGGGAGTAGCCTCACTTGCAGGAATACag tTCTGGGAGCGTATCAAGCTGTATCTGATGCCAGCCAAGCACCAGCCAGACTTCTCCTTCCTGCGTCACGTTCCTCTGAGGAGAGTCCATCTCTTCACCCTGGTCCAGATTATCTGTCTGGCTGTCCTCTGGACCCTCAAGTCTACCGTAGCGGCCATCATCTTCCCTGTCATG ATCCTGGGTCTGATGGTGGTGCGTAAGATGATGGACCTGATGTTCTCTCAACACGACCTGGCCTGGCTGGACGACATCCTGCCGGAGAAAgacaagaagaaggagaaggatggGAAGAAAAAGAAAGACCACAAAAGGACCAAAGTAGCAGAGCCGGAGAGCGACGAGGAG TGTTGCTGA